The following is a genomic window from Molothrus ater isolate BHLD 08-10-18 breed brown headed cowbird unplaced genomic scaffold, BPBGC_Mater_1.1 matUn_MA122, whole genome shotgun sequence.
GGCCACCAAGGTGCCCATCTACCTGAAGCGGGGCAGCCGcaagggcaggaaggagaagcTGCGGGACATCCTCTCCTCGGACATGATCAGCCCGCCCCTGGGCGACTTCCGCCACACCATCCACGTGGGCAGCGGCGGCCAGGGCGACACCTTCGGCGACGtctccttcctgcagggcaAGTTCCACCTGCTGCCCCGCGGCGCCGCTGACCGCGCCGAGGAGGCGACGGCGACGGCGGCGCCGTTCGAGTTCTCGCGCACGGCCACCGTGTCGGGCGCCACGTCGGGCGCCGAGGCGGCCGCGCCGTCGCCGCTGCTCAAGAACGCGATCTCGCTGCCGGCGCTCGGCGCTGCCCAGGCCCTGACCCTGCCCGCGGCGCAGGCGCCGCCGAAGCCTCCGCGGCTGCACCTGGACGAGGCCACGGCGCCGTCACCATCATCACCATCGCCGCCATCGCCGTGTCCCCGTGCGGCCGCCAACGGCGAGGCCGAGCCCTTCCTGTCCCACGCcggctccctgctgtccctgcacgTGGACCTGGGCCCCTCCATCCTGGAGGACGTGCTGCAGGTCATGGACAGGCACCAGGCCGAgcgcggcgccgccgcccggcccgaGATCCCGACGTGATCCACGGCAAACGGAcggtgaggatgaggatgggcacggaggaggatttggggtggttttggatTCGGAACTCAGATTCCAGCTCGGGTGAAGGTGGCACCATTGGGAAATGGACcgtgaggatgaggatggacagttttgggtgggtttggaTGTGGATCT
Proteins encoded in this region:
- the CDC42EP2 gene encoding cdc42 effector protein 2 — encoded protein: MATKVPIYLKRGSRKGRKEKLRDILSSDMISPPLGDFRHTIHVGSGGQGDTFGDVSFLQGKFHLLPRGAADRAEEATATAAPFEFSRTATVSGATSGAEAAAPSPLLKNAISLPALGAAQALTLPAAQAPPKPPRLHLDEATAPSPSSPSPPSPCPRAAANGEAEPFLSHAGSLLSLHVDLGPSILEDVLQVMDRHQAERGAAARPEIPT